The following proteins are encoded in a genomic region of Alnus glutinosa chromosome 8, dhAlnGlut1.1, whole genome shotgun sequence:
- the LOC133875348 gene encoding centromere protein C-like isoform X1: MVAEPRCFDMVDPLMAYSGLTLFPRTFGVAPDPSKPNDPDASLDAIHNHLKSLALQFPNKFLEEAKMVLDGSSGLANYLAIKEKKVGAVEDKESLQERRPALGRKRARFFLKPNLIQPAVSLEPSLDIEQLKDPEEFFLAYERLENAKRELQKQTGGVPMDLNQHNLSTTARQRRPGILGRSVRYKHRYSSVISENNENILSSQETFDSSIFSPTNGISQRKTDHDLESKERDLAGSMDNPENKVSEILDELLSGNFEDLEGDRAVSILQKRLQIKPIDLEKLNLPELRDIQKIDSKSSRRNMPRPRRALADIDNLLKGISSKSLVKLIPEAESSLHHISSPSPPRSPFASLFVLPRQNLWPKPSNDPFPIPVLGHSPEKNSSLTECTLKESDLDHTGMQLSNCDELKSPLVEEDDIDNLLKGISSKTPVKLIQKAKSSFHHIASPTPPRSPFAPLSLLQRQKLWSKPSNDPFSSPDFGHLPAKNSSLIECMLKESDLDHTGMQLSNCDELKSPLVEEDNITTAKTGSPDVATGDVTCTSEAIVHDNSSKLSFRVDVDSSGTHVEMEDNVKGSNMDDEAIDEQLSRHDADIDAQENGSNKLEDKVKDMLQEPVEAVASAERNVNMVDSTGENSNYIRAPLDQSSPAVVEDHSLHGLSQTPDNVPEQHIEKIQGSTEVSLNEQIEAKSRLHRERKSKERSHRQSLAGAGLLWKSGVRRSTRIRTRPLEYWKGERLLYGRIHQSLTTVIGLKYVSPTKGDDGNPALRVKSYVADEYKELVELAALH, encoded by the exons ATGGTAGCCGAACCCCGGTGCTTTGATATGGTGGATCCGCTTATGGCCTACTCGGGTCTCACCCTTTTCCCCAGGACCTTCGGGGTCGCACCCGACCCATCGAAGCCGAACGACCCAGACGCCAGCCTCGACGCCATCCACAACCACCTCAAGTCCttg GCCTTACAATTTCCTAATAAATTTCTAGAGGAGGCGAAAATGGTTTTAGATGGTAGTTCAGGACTTGCAAACTATCTggcaattaaagagaaaaaagttgGTGCTGTAGAGGATAAGGAGAGTCTCCAAGAAAGAAGGCCAGCCTTGGGCCGTAAGCGGGCTCGGTTTTTTTTAAAGCCTAATTTAAT TCAGCCTGCTGTAAGTTTGGAACCAAGTTTGGACATTGAACAACTTAAAGACCCAGAGGAATTCTTCTTGGCATATGAACGGCTTGAAA ATGCCAAAAGAGAATTACAGAAGCAGACTGGTGGTGTTCCAATGGATTTAAATCAGCATAATCTATCCACAACTGCACGACAACGTCGACCAGGGATTCTAGG GCGATCAGTTAGATACAAGCATCGCTATTCATCAGTGATTTCCGAAAATAATGAGAATATTTTATCTTCTCAAGAGACATTTGATTCAAGCATTTTCAGCCCAACTAATGGCATCTCACAACGCAAAACTGATCATGATTTAGAATCAAAGGAGAGGGATTTAGCTG GTTCAATGGACAATCCAGAGAACAAGGTTAGTGAAATCTTAGATGAATTGCTATCTGGCAATTTTGAAGATTTGGAAGGGGATAGAGCAGTCagtattttacaaaagcgcttACAGATCAAACCTATTGATTTGGAGAAGTTAAACCTTCCAGAATTGCGAGATATCCAAAAGATTGATTCAAAATCTTCAAGACGAAACATGCCAAGGCCTCGGAGGGCTTTAGCGGACATTGATAATCTGTTAAAAGGGATTAGCAGTAAATCACTTGTGAAGCTCATACCAGAGGCAGAAAGCTCTTTGCATCATATATCTTCACCCTCACCCCCAAGAAGTCCGTTTGCTTCATTATTTGTGTTACCAAGGCAAAATTTGTGGCCAAAGCCATCAAATGATCCATTTCCAATTCCTGTTCTTGGCCACTCACcagaaaaaaattcttctttgaCTGAATGCACGCTGAAAGAGTCTGACCTGGATCATACAGGAATGCAATTGAGCAATTGTGATGAGTTGAAGTCACCCTTAGTTGAGGAAGATGACATTGATAATCTGTTAAAAGGGATTAGCAGCAAAACACCTGTGAAGCTCATACAGAAGGCAAAAAGCTCTTTTCATCATATAGCTTCACCAACACCCCCAAGAAGCCCGTTTGCTCCATTATCATTGTTACAGAGGCAAAAATTGTGGTCAAAGCCATCAAATGATCCATTTTCAAGTCCTGATTTTGGCCACTTACCAGCAAAAAATTCCTCCTTGATTGAATGCATGCTGAAAGAGTCTGACCTGGATCATACAGGAATGCAATTGAGCAATTGTGATGAGTTGAAGTCACCCTTAGTTGAGGAAGATAACATTACAACTGCTAAGACAGGTTCACCAGACGTGGCTACTGGAGATGTTACTTGTACATCTGAGGCAATTGTGCATGATAATTCCAGTAAACTTTCTTTTCGTGTTGATGTTGACTCAAGTGGAACTCATGTTGAAATGGAGGACAATGTTAAAGGCAGTAATATGGATGATGAAGCTATAGATGAGCAATTAAGTAGGCATGATGCTGATATTGATGCTCAGGAAAATGGATCCAATAAATTGGAGGACAAG GTGAAAGACATGCTACAGGAACCAGTGGAGGCAGTGGCTTCTGCAGAACGTAATGTTAACATGGTGGACTCAACTGGGGAAAATTCGAACTACATTCGAGCTCCATTGG ATCAATCAAGTCCTGCTGTGGTTGAAGACCATTCACTGCATGGACTCTCCCAAACCCCAGATAATGTCCCAGAACAGCATATAGAG AAAATCCAGGGAAGTACCGAGGTGTCATTGAACGAGCAAATCGAAGCAAAATCACGTCTGCACAGAGAGCGCAAGAGTAAAGAACGTTCTCATAGGCAAAGCCTTGCAG GAGCTGGTTTATTGTGGAAATCTGGGGTAAGGCGAAGTACCAGGATCAGGACAAGACCTTTGGAGTATTGGAAAGGTGAAAGGTTACTATATGGTCGCATCCACCAGA GTTTGACAACAGTTATTGGGTTGAAGTATGTTTCTCCAACAAAGGGTGATGATGGAAACCCTGCTCTCAGGGTGAAATCTTATGTCGCGGATGAATACAAAGAGCTTGTCGAGCTTGCAGCTCTACATTGA
- the LOC133875348 gene encoding centromere protein C-like isoform X3, which yields MVAEPRCFDMVDPLMAYSGLTLFPRTFGVAPDPSKPNDPDASLDAIHNHLKSLPAVSLEPSLDIEQLKDPEEFFLAYERLENAKRELQKQTGGVPMDLNQHNLSTTARQRRPGILGRSVRYKHRYSSVISENNENILSSQETFDSSIFSPTNGISQRKTDHDLESKERDLAGSMDNPENKVSEILDELLSGNFEDLEGDRAVSILQKRLQIKPIDLEKLNLPELRDIQKIDSKSSRRNMPRPRRALADIDNLLKGISSKSLVKLIPEAESSLHHISSPSPPRSPFASLFVLPRQNLWPKPSNDPFPIPVLGHSPEKNSSLTECTLKESDLDHTGMQLSNCDELKSPLVEEDDIDNLLKGISSKTPVKLIQKAKSSFHHIASPTPPRSPFAPLSLLQRQKLWSKPSNDPFSSPDFGHLPAKNSSLIECMLKESDLDHTGMQLSNCDELKSPLVEEDNITTAKTGSPDVATGDVTCTSEAIVHDNSSKLSFRVDVDSSGTHVEMEDNVKGSNMDDEAIDEQLSRHDADIDAQENGSNKLEDKVKDMLQEPVEAVASAERNVNMVDSTGENSNYIRAPLDQSSPAVVEDHSLHGLSQTPDNVPEQHIEKIQGSTEVSLNEQIEAKSRLHRERKSKERSHRQSLAGAGLLWKSGVRRSTRIRTRPLEYWKGERLLYGRIHQSLTTVIGLKYVSPTKGDDGNPALRVKSYVADEYKELVELAALH from the exons ATGGTAGCCGAACCCCGGTGCTTTGATATGGTGGATCCGCTTATGGCCTACTCGGGTCTCACCCTTTTCCCCAGGACCTTCGGGGTCGCACCCGACCCATCGAAGCCGAACGACCCAGACGCCAGCCTCGACGCCATCCACAACCACCTCAAGTCCttg CCTGCTGTAAGTTTGGAACCAAGTTTGGACATTGAACAACTTAAAGACCCAGAGGAATTCTTCTTGGCATATGAACGGCTTGAAA ATGCCAAAAGAGAATTACAGAAGCAGACTGGTGGTGTTCCAATGGATTTAAATCAGCATAATCTATCCACAACTGCACGACAACGTCGACCAGGGATTCTAGG GCGATCAGTTAGATACAAGCATCGCTATTCATCAGTGATTTCCGAAAATAATGAGAATATTTTATCTTCTCAAGAGACATTTGATTCAAGCATTTTCAGCCCAACTAATGGCATCTCACAACGCAAAACTGATCATGATTTAGAATCAAAGGAGAGGGATTTAGCTG GTTCAATGGACAATCCAGAGAACAAGGTTAGTGAAATCTTAGATGAATTGCTATCTGGCAATTTTGAAGATTTGGAAGGGGATAGAGCAGTCagtattttacaaaagcgcttACAGATCAAACCTATTGATTTGGAGAAGTTAAACCTTCCAGAATTGCGAGATATCCAAAAGATTGATTCAAAATCTTCAAGACGAAACATGCCAAGGCCTCGGAGGGCTTTAGCGGACATTGATAATCTGTTAAAAGGGATTAGCAGTAAATCACTTGTGAAGCTCATACCAGAGGCAGAAAGCTCTTTGCATCATATATCTTCACCCTCACCCCCAAGAAGTCCGTTTGCTTCATTATTTGTGTTACCAAGGCAAAATTTGTGGCCAAAGCCATCAAATGATCCATTTCCAATTCCTGTTCTTGGCCACTCACcagaaaaaaattcttctttgaCTGAATGCACGCTGAAAGAGTCTGACCTGGATCATACAGGAATGCAATTGAGCAATTGTGATGAGTTGAAGTCACCCTTAGTTGAGGAAGATGACATTGATAATCTGTTAAAAGGGATTAGCAGCAAAACACCTGTGAAGCTCATACAGAAGGCAAAAAGCTCTTTTCATCATATAGCTTCACCAACACCCCCAAGAAGCCCGTTTGCTCCATTATCATTGTTACAGAGGCAAAAATTGTGGTCAAAGCCATCAAATGATCCATTTTCAAGTCCTGATTTTGGCCACTTACCAGCAAAAAATTCCTCCTTGATTGAATGCATGCTGAAAGAGTCTGACCTGGATCATACAGGAATGCAATTGAGCAATTGTGATGAGTTGAAGTCACCCTTAGTTGAGGAAGATAACATTACAACTGCTAAGACAGGTTCACCAGACGTGGCTACTGGAGATGTTACTTGTACATCTGAGGCAATTGTGCATGATAATTCCAGTAAACTTTCTTTTCGTGTTGATGTTGACTCAAGTGGAACTCATGTTGAAATGGAGGACAATGTTAAAGGCAGTAATATGGATGATGAAGCTATAGATGAGCAATTAAGTAGGCATGATGCTGATATTGATGCTCAGGAAAATGGATCCAATAAATTGGAGGACAAG GTGAAAGACATGCTACAGGAACCAGTGGAGGCAGTGGCTTCTGCAGAACGTAATGTTAACATGGTGGACTCAACTGGGGAAAATTCGAACTACATTCGAGCTCCATTGG ATCAATCAAGTCCTGCTGTGGTTGAAGACCATTCACTGCATGGACTCTCCCAAACCCCAGATAATGTCCCAGAACAGCATATAGAG AAAATCCAGGGAAGTACCGAGGTGTCATTGAACGAGCAAATCGAAGCAAAATCACGTCTGCACAGAGAGCGCAAGAGTAAAGAACGTTCTCATAGGCAAAGCCTTGCAG GAGCTGGTTTATTGTGGAAATCTGGGGTAAGGCGAAGTACCAGGATCAGGACAAGACCTTTGGAGTATTGGAAAGGTGAAAGGTTACTATATGGTCGCATCCACCAGA GTTTGACAACAGTTATTGGGTTGAAGTATGTTTCTCCAACAAAGGGTGATGATGGAAACCCTGCTCTCAGGGTGAAATCTTATGTCGCGGATGAATACAAAGAGCTTGTCGAGCTTGCAGCTCTACATTGA
- the LOC133875348 gene encoding centromere protein C-like isoform X2 gives MVAEPRCFDMVDPLMAYSGLTLFPRTFGVAPDPSKPNDPDASLDAIHNHLKSLALQFPNKFLEEAKMVLDGSSGLANYLAIKEKKVGAVEDKESLQERRPALGRKRARFFLKPNLIQPAVSLEPSLDIEQLKDPEEFFLAYERLENAKRELQKQTGGVPMDLNQHNLSTTARQRRPGILGRSVRYKHRYSSVISENNENILSSQETFDSSIFSPTNGISQRKTDHDLESKERDLAGSMDNPENKVSEILDELLSGNFEDLEGDRAVSILQKRLQIKPIDLEKLNLPELRDIQKIDSKSSRRNMPRPRRALADIDNLLKGISSKSLVKLIPEAESSLHHISSPSPPRSPFASLFVLPRQNLWPKPSNDPFPIPVLGHSPEKNSSLTECTLKESDLDHTGMQLSNCDELKSPLVEEDDIDNLLKGISSKTPVKLIQKAKSSFHHIASPTPPRSPFAPLSLLQRQKLWSKPSNDPFSSPDFGHLPAKNSSLIECMLKESDLDHTGMQLSNCDELKSPLVEEDNITTAKTGSPDVATGDVTCTSEAIVHDNSSKLSFRVDVDSSGTHVEMEDNVKGSNMDDEAIDEQLSRHDADIDAQENGSNKLEDKVKDMLQEPVEAVASAERNVNMVDSTGENSNYIRAPLDQSSPAVVEDHSLHGLSQTPDNVPEQHIEKIQGSTEVSLNEQIEAKSRLHRERKSKERSHRQSLAGAGLLWKSGVRRSTRIRTRPLEYWKGLTTVIGLKYVSPTKGDDGNPALRVKSYVADEYKELVELAALH, from the exons ATGGTAGCCGAACCCCGGTGCTTTGATATGGTGGATCCGCTTATGGCCTACTCGGGTCTCACCCTTTTCCCCAGGACCTTCGGGGTCGCACCCGACCCATCGAAGCCGAACGACCCAGACGCCAGCCTCGACGCCATCCACAACCACCTCAAGTCCttg GCCTTACAATTTCCTAATAAATTTCTAGAGGAGGCGAAAATGGTTTTAGATGGTAGTTCAGGACTTGCAAACTATCTggcaattaaagagaaaaaagttgGTGCTGTAGAGGATAAGGAGAGTCTCCAAGAAAGAAGGCCAGCCTTGGGCCGTAAGCGGGCTCGGTTTTTTTTAAAGCCTAATTTAAT TCAGCCTGCTGTAAGTTTGGAACCAAGTTTGGACATTGAACAACTTAAAGACCCAGAGGAATTCTTCTTGGCATATGAACGGCTTGAAA ATGCCAAAAGAGAATTACAGAAGCAGACTGGTGGTGTTCCAATGGATTTAAATCAGCATAATCTATCCACAACTGCACGACAACGTCGACCAGGGATTCTAGG GCGATCAGTTAGATACAAGCATCGCTATTCATCAGTGATTTCCGAAAATAATGAGAATATTTTATCTTCTCAAGAGACATTTGATTCAAGCATTTTCAGCCCAACTAATGGCATCTCACAACGCAAAACTGATCATGATTTAGAATCAAAGGAGAGGGATTTAGCTG GTTCAATGGACAATCCAGAGAACAAGGTTAGTGAAATCTTAGATGAATTGCTATCTGGCAATTTTGAAGATTTGGAAGGGGATAGAGCAGTCagtattttacaaaagcgcttACAGATCAAACCTATTGATTTGGAGAAGTTAAACCTTCCAGAATTGCGAGATATCCAAAAGATTGATTCAAAATCTTCAAGACGAAACATGCCAAGGCCTCGGAGGGCTTTAGCGGACATTGATAATCTGTTAAAAGGGATTAGCAGTAAATCACTTGTGAAGCTCATACCAGAGGCAGAAAGCTCTTTGCATCATATATCTTCACCCTCACCCCCAAGAAGTCCGTTTGCTTCATTATTTGTGTTACCAAGGCAAAATTTGTGGCCAAAGCCATCAAATGATCCATTTCCAATTCCTGTTCTTGGCCACTCACcagaaaaaaattcttctttgaCTGAATGCACGCTGAAAGAGTCTGACCTGGATCATACAGGAATGCAATTGAGCAATTGTGATGAGTTGAAGTCACCCTTAGTTGAGGAAGATGACATTGATAATCTGTTAAAAGGGATTAGCAGCAAAACACCTGTGAAGCTCATACAGAAGGCAAAAAGCTCTTTTCATCATATAGCTTCACCAACACCCCCAAGAAGCCCGTTTGCTCCATTATCATTGTTACAGAGGCAAAAATTGTGGTCAAAGCCATCAAATGATCCATTTTCAAGTCCTGATTTTGGCCACTTACCAGCAAAAAATTCCTCCTTGATTGAATGCATGCTGAAAGAGTCTGACCTGGATCATACAGGAATGCAATTGAGCAATTGTGATGAGTTGAAGTCACCCTTAGTTGAGGAAGATAACATTACAACTGCTAAGACAGGTTCACCAGACGTGGCTACTGGAGATGTTACTTGTACATCTGAGGCAATTGTGCATGATAATTCCAGTAAACTTTCTTTTCGTGTTGATGTTGACTCAAGTGGAACTCATGTTGAAATGGAGGACAATGTTAAAGGCAGTAATATGGATGATGAAGCTATAGATGAGCAATTAAGTAGGCATGATGCTGATATTGATGCTCAGGAAAATGGATCCAATAAATTGGAGGACAAG GTGAAAGACATGCTACAGGAACCAGTGGAGGCAGTGGCTTCTGCAGAACGTAATGTTAACATGGTGGACTCAACTGGGGAAAATTCGAACTACATTCGAGCTCCATTGG ATCAATCAAGTCCTGCTGTGGTTGAAGACCATTCACTGCATGGACTCTCCCAAACCCCAGATAATGTCCCAGAACAGCATATAGAG AAAATCCAGGGAAGTACCGAGGTGTCATTGAACGAGCAAATCGAAGCAAAATCACGTCTGCACAGAGAGCGCAAGAGTAAAGAACGTTCTCATAGGCAAAGCCTTGCAG GAGCTGGTTTATTGTGGAAATCTGGGGTAAGGCGAAGTACCAGGATCAGGACAAGACCTTTGGAGTATTGGAAAG GTTTGACAACAGTTATTGGGTTGAAGTATGTTTCTCCAACAAAGGGTGATGATGGAAACCCTGCTCTCAGGGTGAAATCTTATGTCGCGGATGAATACAAAGAGCTTGTCGAGCTTGCAGCTCTACATTGA